A DNA window from Paenibacillus sp. HWE-109 contains the following coding sequences:
- a CDS encoding protein phosphatase 2C domain-containing protein, giving the protein MQMEWISIQGTAAWNEDAIVINESQGLYAVIDGATSLVPFRGPNLETGGRLAAQLMKHFLESQAVSNDASLEQLLKQANVILRQEMAASGINLAAKEQLWTAGIALIRVTETHIEYVQTGDCMIYAKYADGSIRSVTRDHVAHIDHESKLLWEQGIAAGIQTKDELLARVKPRIAANKEKMNTQMGYSVMNGDPAAELYFESGKLNRIMLESLFLVTDGLFLPEGLAESGSSQIEEEMVERIAAGGLQSYADWLIEVEKSDPECIRFPRFKMSDDKSGIWLRLHA; this is encoded by the coding sequence ATGCAAATGGAATGGATATCCATACAAGGCACCGCCGCATGGAATGAAGATGCAATCGTAATTAACGAATCACAAGGCTTGTACGCCGTCATCGATGGTGCGACCTCACTAGTTCCATTCCGTGGTCCGAATCTGGAAACTGGAGGCAGGCTGGCTGCGCAATTAATGAAGCATTTTCTTGAATCTCAGGCGGTTTCAAATGATGCAAGCTTGGAACAGCTGCTTAAGCAAGCTAATGTGATACTTCGCCAAGAGATGGCGGCCAGCGGCATTAATCTTGCTGCCAAGGAACAGTTATGGACGGCTGGCATAGCGCTCATTCGGGTAACGGAAACCCATATTGAATATGTTCAAACGGGCGATTGCATGATTTATGCGAAGTACGCGGATGGTTCCATACGAAGCGTAACGAGAGATCATGTGGCGCACATTGATCATGAGTCGAAGCTGCTGTGGGAACAAGGCATTGCTGCCGGCATCCAGACGAAAGACGAACTGCTGGCTAGGGTGAAACCTCGCATTGCGGCGAATAAAGAGAAGATGAATACGCAGATGGGCTATTCGGTCATGAATGGCGACCCCGCGGCCGAGCTGTACTTCGAAAGCGGGAAGTTGAACCGGATTATGCTGGAGAGTCTGTTCCTCGTCACAGACGGGCTGTTTCTGCCAGAAGGTTTGGCAGAAAGCGGCAGTAGCCAAATAGAGGAAGAGATGGTTGAGCGTATCGCGGCAGGCGGCCTGCAAAGTTATGCAGATTGGCTTATTGAAGTGGAAAAGAGTGATCCGGAATGCATCCGGTTCCCAAGATTCAAAATGTCCGATGATAAGAGCGGGATTTGGCTGCGCTTGCATGCCTAG
- a CDS encoding extracellular solute-binding protein gives MNRNAVVWIVLIMLVLASLAVYSTYFSQVRSFPEQRSSEVEQLECWVYNKTWEPFLSQFQNEHPQVDVKVRVFRSYEDLYEELLTSLSANTTPDLVELNSSYGVAELAQMGALQPKSGYMAAAVEAASGEIDPSFSASFSYKGKEWAVPIGVSIPVLFYNRDLVNRMGSVQQLAFNSLADLGSTIEKWTAAGSKDWQQELAMDKDLPSLFLNLWLGAIGETRTERLSELLQMWRGLVYDARVMKPLQHNLAASDFIAGKTLFYAAGSENVEWFDRYIAGKFAYGLLPLPGTTNHKFVPKLTAFAVLAGENKSKHAAQMIQFLIAKDNQKKMLGLTGYLPVLQSVLEELRKDPALPDKYNQLLAKPLSFANWQPSSQDRPRARMISDILGRIEGDPAADESEAIEQLLPYMP, from the coding sequence ATGAACAGGAATGCCGTTGTATGGATCGTGTTAATCATGTTGGTGTTGGCAAGTCTTGCGGTTTATTCGACCTACTTCTCTCAAGTGCGCAGCTTTCCTGAACAGCGAAGTTCGGAAGTTGAGCAGTTGGAATGCTGGGTATACAACAAAACATGGGAGCCATTCCTTTCACAGTTCCAGAATGAACATCCACAGGTAGATGTGAAAGTTCGTGTATTCCGTTCTTATGAAGATTTATATGAAGAACTTCTAACTTCATTGTCAGCCAATACTACACCTGATCTTGTTGAACTGAACAGTTCCTATGGCGTGGCGGAATTAGCGCAGATGGGCGCTCTACAGCCCAAATCCGGCTATATGGCAGCAGCCGTTGAAGCTGCTTCAGGTGAGATTGATCCTTCTTTTTCGGCTTCCTTCAGTTATAAAGGGAAGGAATGGGCTGTTCCTATCGGAGTGTCAATTCCTGTCCTTTTTTATAATCGGGATTTGGTTAATCGAATGGGGTCCGTGCAGCAGCTTGCCTTTAACAGCCTGGCTGACTTGGGATCAACTATCGAAAAATGGACGGCTGCGGGTTCAAAAGATTGGCAGCAAGAGCTGGCCATGGATAAAGATTTACCCTCGCTTTTCTTGAATTTGTGGTTGGGTGCAATCGGTGAGACACGCACAGAACGCTTATCCGAACTGCTTCAGATGTGGAGAGGATTAGTGTATGATGCGAGAGTCATGAAGCCGCTTCAACATAATTTGGCTGCCAGCGACTTTATTGCGGGCAAGACACTATTTTATGCTGCAGGTAGTGAGAATGTGGAATGGTTTGATCGCTATATCGCAGGGAAATTTGCATATGGGCTGCTTCCGCTGCCAGGCACGACGAATCACAAATTTGTTCCAAAGTTAACAGCTTTTGCTGTCCTGGCGGGTGAAAATAAAAGCAAGCACGCGGCTCAGATGATCCAGTTCTTAATCGCCAAAGACAATCAAAAAAAGATGCTGGGACTGACTGGCTATTTGCCAGTACTTCAGAGCGTGCTGGAGGAACTTCGCAAAGATCCTGCGCTGCCTGATAAATACAATCAGCTTCTGGCTAAGCCTTTATCATTCGCCAATTGGCAACCAAGTTCGCAAGATCGTCCTCGCGCTCGTATGATCTCAGACATACTCGGACGGATAGAAGGTGATCCGGCTGCCGATGAGAGTGAGGCAATTGAACAGTTGCTTCCTTATATGCCGTGA
- a CDS encoding ABC transporter permease, with amino-acid sequence MQSSLGHKSPPTTLQRLLLIKWDFWTVVTLLVYVFMFAFIIYPLFSLLMNSFLSEDGQVTIQNYILFMKLKYYRSALINSFMVSTVATVFAILIGVPLAYITSRYAIKFKGLLQIMVITSLLSPPFIGAYSWILLTGNNGYITRFIHSLGINIPSIYGWHGIVIVFALQFYPHIFLYVSGALKTIDTSLEEASESLGMNSWQRLRTITLPLIFPTLSAGALMVFMASFADFGTPMLLGQGFKVLPILAYEQFISEMGGNPAMASTLSIILILCSTLILFFQRYFVSRKNFSMTGMRTPKVKELRPVLKWVFTILAFIPACISILPQITVIITSFIKTKGPVFQSGFSLGSYREVLFRVPRAIINTYSYSILSIIIMVVAGMLIAYILVRRKSKVTAFLDGIIMIPYVMPGTVLGISLIIAFNKPPIVLTGTWFILVIAYVVRKIPYTIRSSTAILHQLDHSVEEASISLGVPPMKTFFKTTGRLMAPGVLSGAILSWITTINELSSTLVLYYGATATISVTIYSEVITSNFGTGAALASILTMTTLISLIIASKLSGGKGLSL; translated from the coding sequence GTGCAGTCGAGTCTTGGTCATAAGTCACCGCCCACTACCTTGCAAAGATTATTGCTAATCAAATGGGATTTCTGGACAGTAGTCACGCTGCTCGTTTACGTGTTCATGTTCGCATTCATTATTTATCCGCTTTTTTCGCTGTTGATGAACAGCTTTCTGAGCGAGGATGGGCAAGTTACGATCCAGAATTATATTTTGTTTATGAAACTGAAATATTATCGCAGCGCACTCATCAATAGTTTCATGGTCTCTACTGTAGCGACAGTGTTCGCTATTCTAATTGGCGTACCGCTCGCTTATATCACAAGCAGATACGCCATCAAATTCAAGGGCTTGCTGCAAATTATGGTTATTACCTCGCTGTTGTCGCCACCATTTATTGGGGCATACTCTTGGATTTTGCTGACAGGCAATAATGGCTATATTACAAGGTTCATTCATAGCTTAGGGATTAATATTCCTTCGATTTATGGTTGGCATGGCATTGTGATTGTGTTCGCCCTGCAATTCTATCCGCACATCTTCCTGTATGTGTCAGGAGCGCTGAAAACGATTGACACGTCACTGGAAGAAGCTTCTGAAAGCTTGGGGATGAATAGCTGGCAGCGGCTTCGCACCATCACGCTGCCGCTTATTTTCCCCACCTTGTCCGCCGGAGCGCTGATGGTATTCATGGCTTCCTTCGCTGATTTCGGCACACCGATGCTGCTGGGACAAGGATTTAAGGTACTGCCGATCCTTGCTTACGAGCAATTCATCAGTGAAATGGGCGGGAATCCAGCGATGGCGAGCACACTCAGTATCATATTGATCTTGTGTTCGACGCTAATCCTGTTCTTTCAACGGTATTTTGTGTCCCGCAAAAACTTTTCTATGACAGGCATGAGAACGCCAAAAGTCAAAGAGTTGAGGCCAGTTCTAAAATGGGTATTTACCATTCTTGCTTTTATTCCAGCCTGTATTTCGATCCTCCCACAGATTACCGTGATTATTACTTCGTTTATTAAAACGAAAGGACCGGTTTTCCAGAGCGGTTTTAGCCTTGGGAGCTATAGAGAAGTGCTGTTTCGGGTTCCGCGGGCAATTATTAACACGTATTCGTATTCCATTTTATCCATCATCATTATGGTCGTTGCCGGTATGTTGATCGCCTACATCCTGGTTCGCCGCAAATCCAAAGTGACAGCATTCCTGGATGGAATTATCATGATCCCTTACGTAATGCCAGGGACTGTTCTGGGAATTAGTCTGATCATTGCTTTCAACAAGCCGCCAATCGTGCTTACAGGAACATGGTTCATATTGGTTATTGCATATGTAGTCCGCAAAATTCCGTACACCATTAGATCCAGCACGGCCATCTTGCATCAGTTGGATCACAGCGTTGAAGAAGCTTCCATCAGTTTAGGCGTTCCGCCGATGAAAACATTTTTCAAAACGACAGGCAGGCTTATGGCGCCTGGTGTCCTATCGGGAGCTATTCTCAGTTGGATTACGACGATCAATGAATTAAGTTCTACGTTAGTGCTTTATTATGGAGCGACGGCAACGATCTCTGTAACGATTTATAGCGAGGTTATTACTTCGAATTTTGGAACGGGCGCTGCGCTTGCCTCCATTCTTACGATGACGACTTTGATTTCCCTCATTATTGCAAGCAAACTCTCTGGTGGTAAGGGATTATCACTGTAA
- a CDS encoding ABC transporter ATP-binding protein produces MNRVVFDHVTKYFGESKAVNDAHFTIQDGEFFTLLGPSGCGKTTLLRTIAGFYRQEEGDIYFGDRLINDIPTHERNIGMVFQNYAIFPHMSVFDNVAYGLKARNVGKAEIEQRVMEALEMVELTHLRDRIPSNMSGGQQQRIALARAVVIRPSLLLMDEPLSNLDAKLRVKMRTDIRKLQKELNITTIYVTHDQEEALAVSDRIAVLSEGRVQQIATPQDIYLFPQNRFVANFIGTSNFLDASCEVAKGAAEEIEVTLLNQKTNLHLAKPYSGKALFSIRPELVKLSVFPSPDYTYEGTVETVTFLGEKVSYTIKLINGQVIEAHQHLAVSRKILRENEMVYIDLQLEQSVMYNGSGEEVVYRAVESWS; encoded by the coding sequence ATGAATCGAGTCGTATTTGACCATGTAACCAAATATTTTGGCGAGAGCAAAGCCGTTAATGACGCCCATTTTACGATTCAGGATGGTGAATTTTTCACCTTATTGGGTCCGAGTGGATGCGGGAAAACAACGCTGCTGCGAACGATAGCAGGATTTTACCGGCAAGAAGAAGGCGACATTTATTTCGGGGATAGGCTCATTAATGATATTCCTACCCATGAGCGTAATATTGGGATGGTTTTTCAAAATTATGCGATTTTCCCGCATATGAGCGTCTTTGATAACGTGGCTTATGGATTGAAGGCCCGCAATGTGGGGAAAGCAGAGATTGAGCAGCGCGTCATGGAAGCGCTGGAGATGGTGGAACTTACGCATCTGCGCGATCGCATTCCTTCTAATATGAGCGGCGGGCAGCAGCAGCGTATCGCTTTGGCAAGGGCAGTCGTTATTCGCCCTTCCCTGCTGCTCATGGATGAGCCGCTGTCGAACCTCGATGCCAAGCTTCGCGTGAAGATGCGTACGGATATTCGGAAGCTGCAGAAAGAGCTGAATATTACGACCATCTACGTGACCCATGATCAGGAGGAAGCGCTGGCTGTTTCCGACCGTATCGCGGTTCTCAGTGAAGGGCGCGTCCAGCAAATTGCTACGCCGCAAGATATCTATTTATTCCCGCAGAACCGTTTTGTCGCCAATTTCATCGGAACATCCAATTTTCTGGATGCCAGTTGCGAAGTGGCTAAGGGGGCAGCAGAGGAGATTGAGGTGACGCTGCTGAATCAAAAGACCAATTTGCATTTGGCTAAGCCCTACTCCGGTAAGGCACTCTTCTCTATTCGCCCTGAGCTTGTCAAACTCAGCGTCTTTCCTTCACCAGACTACACCTATGAGGGTACGGTTGAGACGGTTACGTTCTTAGGAGAGAAGGTCAGCTATACGATAAAGCTGATCAATGGACAGGTCATTGAGGCGCACCAACATTTGGCGGTTAGCCGTAAAATTTTGCGAGAGAACGAAATGGTTTACATTGATCTTCAGCTTGAGCAATCGGTCATGTACAACGGCTCTGGCGAGGAGGTGGTGTATCGTGCAGTCGAGTCTTGGTCATAA
- a CDS encoding ABC transporter substrate-binding protein: MRKTWITGVSATVLLASIASGCGTSTTGGASSASSSPSAKDAGTAKTTAAPAGKGKLTLYSPNAAEINNPIIKEFQDRTGIEVQLITGGTGDLLKRVQAETQNPLGDVFWAGGADSLEAYKQFFEPYTTKEIDNILPAYVDVTNVWTPFNALPMVITYNKELVSENDLPKSWKDLLDPKWKGKIAYADPAKSGSSYTQLITMLTAFGRDDGKGWEYVKKLNANLDGKLLSSSSLVQRGVPDKEFALGITLEDAAIRYIEGGSKIGVLYPSEGTSAVPDAAAIIKGSKNLSQAKQFIDFLVSKDVQELIQKEFKRRSVRKDVAPVEGLPQTKDIKLVNYDFIWSAANKNEVIKRFSKITTGQE; encoded by the coding sequence ATGAGAAAAACGTGGATCACAGGCGTATCAGCAACCGTACTTTTAGCTTCAATCGCAAGTGGATGTGGGACAAGCACAACAGGCGGTGCAAGTTCAGCTTCAAGCTCCCCGTCTGCCAAAGACGCAGGAACGGCGAAGACAACCGCGGCACCTGCCGGTAAGGGCAAGTTGACACTTTATTCACCGAATGCCGCTGAAATTAATAATCCGATTATTAAAGAATTTCAGGACAGAACTGGGATTGAAGTTCAGCTAATTACAGGAGGAACCGGTGATCTGCTCAAACGCGTTCAGGCAGAAACGCAGAATCCGTTAGGCGATGTGTTCTGGGCAGGCGGCGCGGACTCGCTTGAAGCTTACAAACAATTCTTTGAGCCTTATACAACTAAGGAAATCGACAATATTCTACCGGCCTATGTGGATGTTACTAACGTATGGACACCATTCAATGCATTGCCAATGGTCATTACGTATAATAAAGAGCTTGTCAGCGAAAATGATCTTCCTAAATCATGGAAGGATTTGCTTGACCCTAAGTGGAAAGGCAAAATCGCTTACGCTGATCCTGCTAAATCAGGTTCCTCCTATACACAGTTGATCACGATGTTAACCGCTTTTGGCCGAGATGACGGCAAAGGCTGGGAGTATGTGAAAAAGCTGAATGCCAATTTGGATGGCAAGCTCCTCTCTAGCTCAAGCCTCGTACAGCGCGGTGTGCCTGATAAAGAATTCGCCCTCGGGATCACATTGGAAGATGCAGCCATTCGTTATATTGAAGGCGGATCGAAGATCGGGGTGCTGTATCCTTCGGAAGGAACATCGGCAGTGCCAGATGCAGCAGCCATTATCAAAGGGAGCAAAAATTTAAGTCAAGCCAAGCAATTCATAGATTTCCTTGTCAGCAAAGATGTGCAAGAGTTGATTCAAAAAGAATTCAAACGTCGTTCCGTACGCAAGGATGTTGCTCCTGTAGAAGGACTGCCGCAAACGAAAGATATTAAGCTTGTGAACTACGACTTTATCTGGTCTGCAGCGAACAAAAATGAAGTAATCAAAAGATTCTCCAAAATTACAACAGGACAAGAATAA
- a CDS encoding response regulator: MYRIVIADDEWLIREGLKQTVDWANIGCSIVAEAANGEEALQVVLEHKPDILITDIRMPGMDGLSLVAQARSLLPHLMVIFLTGFDDFSYAQQAIKLQASDFVLKPTNPDELIKVVARVCEQIGKSRDHAATLQNLHEQLEQGQVLIMQKLLHDQMLGIADDASCIMLEELLRGCHLEKEGFRVVLTEVDARLLDNPPGMSLWHKVVGLMESRSLNRAIQFDESRIAFIMLNGSGDIIPHLRQTAAAYAGNLELTFGVSLPYHKQEHMRTAFREASVALRNKRPGAEQTISEFGDILQWTGQAALPNADNFRQIEAYIQSRYAEDISLSKLAALLHMSEAHFSRLFRKRVGTSFIDYVTQIRMEQAKQLLGLPDARINEVSVSVGYQDARYFSQIFRKYTGKTPTEFRNGRGYN; encoded by the coding sequence ATGTATAGAATCGTTATTGCGGATGACGAATGGTTGATTCGTGAGGGTTTGAAACAAACCGTAGATTGGGCAAACATCGGTTGCAGCATTGTGGCAGAAGCGGCTAACGGGGAAGAGGCTTTGCAGGTTGTGCTCGAACATAAGCCTGACATTCTGATCACCGATATTCGGATGCCAGGGATGGACGGGCTGAGCCTGGTCGCTCAGGCGCGCAGTTTGCTGCCGCACTTAATGGTTATTTTCTTGACGGGCTTCGATGACTTCTCTTATGCGCAGCAGGCAATTAAATTGCAGGCTTCTGATTTCGTGCTGAAGCCAACGAACCCCGATGAGCTGATCAAGGTCGTCGCTCGTGTGTGCGAACAAATAGGCAAAAGCAGAGATCATGCTGCAACGCTGCAGAATCTCCATGAACAATTGGAGCAAGGTCAGGTCTTAATTATGCAGAAATTGCTGCATGATCAGATGCTTGGGATTGCTGATGATGCTTCCTGCATCATGCTGGAGGAACTGCTGCGTGGCTGTCATTTGGAGAAGGAAGGTTTTCGCGTTGTGCTTACTGAAGTTGATGCGCGACTACTTGATAATCCGCCAGGCATGTCCCTTTGGCATAAAGTGGTTGGGTTAATGGAAAGCCGCAGCTTGAATAGAGCGATACAATTCGATGAGAGTCGGATAGCGTTTATCATGCTCAATGGCTCAGGCGACATTATTCCGCATCTGCGGCAGACCGCAGCTGCTTACGCAGGCAATCTTGAATTGACTTTTGGCGTAAGTCTGCCGTATCACAAGCAAGAACATATGCGCACGGCGTTTCGCGAAGCCTCGGTTGCGCTGCGGAATAAAAGGCCCGGAGCTGAGCAAACTATCAGTGAATTCGGTGACATTCTGCAGTGGACAGGGCAAGCAGCACTTCCTAACGCGGACAATTTCCGGCAGATTGAAGCCTACATTCAAAGTCGATATGCCGAGGATATCTCGTTAAGCAAGCTGGCTGCCCTGCTTCACATGAGTGAAGCTCACTTCAGTCGCTTATTTCGTAAACGCGTCGGAACGAGTTTTATTGACTATGTGACGCAAATTAGGATGGAGCAAGCCAAGCAGCTATTAGGCCTTCCTGATGCTCGGATCAACGAGGTTTCGGTATCTGTCGGCTATCAGGATGCAAGATATTTCAGTCAAATTTTTCGGAAATATACCGGAAAAACACCGACTGAATTTCGCAATGGCCGAGGATACAATTAG
- a CDS encoding cache domain-containing sensor histidine kinase — translation MAQWSRRLHALELKTKLTLLLLIIAVIPLAFLGTFSYRKASSEIQIKACEIILENLSQVNYSLTYFVKDIEQLSMYIYSNRDIQKILAKPADRSIQEKYQDEQTVNQILKSFLGFKVWDIELYVLGENGDRYFTGDLLPNVYRDYNPNWGLIRKARMAGGSVVWDTNYSLKKMEDYGAVLSSGRQLKQVGSGLPLGYFVVNIMEPALAYKYDKAHQYPGGEVYLLDSNGYVISSLPYKQQVGTRLDKPYMTEVLQGKKGFFRNQVKDSQSDNMVIYDTSDTSGFKLVSVIPVNALTQESSSIRNLTIFIVLAGMLISYCLAYLLAEYITRPLRKLRLLMKDVEKGNLDVVFTSKYQDEVGHLGLSFNKMLQRIKHLIDQIYAKQLKVQEAELKAIQAQFTPHFLYNALDSINWMARIHRIETISNTAVALGELLRFSINRSHPIIQIREDLKQIHNYLKIQEVRYRDKIEVQLHIHEDILDLYVPKLLIQPLVENAISHGLEMKKGSGFLKIEGKRVDDWVQIIVEDDGVGIAEWKLATLAEDDSYVSDREGKTGIGLSNLRRRLALHFGSSYQLDIESEVGAGTKVLLRIPVITHPSEVDTYV, via the coding sequence GTGGCTCAGTGGAGTAGGCGATTGCATGCATTGGAGCTAAAAACGAAGCTGACGCTGCTGCTTCTTATCATCGCCGTCATACCGCTTGCGTTTTTGGGAACGTTCTCTTATCGGAAGGCATCCAGTGAAATTCAGATCAAGGCCTGCGAAATTATTTTGGAGAACTTATCGCAAGTAAACTACAGTCTGACCTATTTCGTGAAAGATATTGAGCAATTATCCATGTATATTTACAGCAATAGAGACATTCAGAAAATTTTGGCGAAGCCCGCAGACCGCAGCATTCAAGAGAAATACCAGGATGAACAGACGGTAAATCAAATATTAAAAAGCTTTCTAGGTTTCAAGGTATGGGATATCGAATTGTATGTGCTTGGAGAAAATGGCGATCGTTATTTTACTGGAGATTTACTGCCGAATGTGTATCGTGACTACAATCCGAATTGGGGGCTTATCCGCAAAGCAAGGATGGCTGGAGGCAGTGTTGTCTGGGATACGAATTACTCGCTGAAAAAAATGGAGGATTACGGTGCGGTGCTGAGCTCTGGGCGCCAGTTGAAGCAGGTTGGATCGGGCTTGCCGCTGGGGTATTTTGTTGTCAATATTATGGAGCCTGCGCTCGCCTATAAGTACGATAAGGCTCATCAATATCCAGGTGGAGAGGTCTATTTGCTTGATAGCAATGGGTATGTAATCTCCAGCTTGCCCTATAAACAACAGGTCGGGACTCGCCTGGACAAGCCTTATATGACGGAAGTGCTGCAAGGAAAGAAAGGCTTTTTCCGCAACCAAGTAAAGGACAGCCAATCCGATAACATGGTGATCTATGACACCTCAGATACTTCGGGCTTCAAGCTTGTAAGCGTGATTCCCGTCAATGCTCTGACCCAAGAGAGTTCAAGTATTCGCAATTTGACGATATTCATTGTTTTGGCCGGGATGCTGATTTCCTATTGTCTCGCTTATTTACTAGCAGAATATATTACTCGTCCGCTTCGCAAGCTTAGATTGTTGATGAAGGATGTGGAGAAAGGGAACCTGGATGTGGTGTTTACTTCGAAATATCAGGATGAGGTTGGACATTTAGGCTTGAGTTTTAATAAAATGCTGCAGCGGATCAAACATTTGATCGATCAAATTTATGCGAAGCAATTGAAGGTGCAGGAGGCGGAGCTCAAAGCGATCCAAGCACAATTTACTCCGCACTTTCTGTACAATGCACTAGATTCGATCAATTGGATGGCGCGCATCCACCGAATAGAAACGATCAGTAATACGGCTGTCGCTTTGGGCGAGCTGCTGCGTTTCAGTATTAACCGAAGTCATCCTATTATCCAAATTCGCGAAGATCTCAAGCAAATTCATAACTATTTGAAAATCCAGGAGGTCAGATACCGGGACAAAATTGAAGTGCAGCTGCACATTCATGAGGATATTCTTGATCTGTACGTTCCTAAATTATTGATACAACCGCTTGTGGAGAATGCAATCAGCCATGGGCTTGAGATGAAGAAAGGCTCCGGTTTTCTGAAAATTGAGGGGAAACGTGTGGATGATTGGGTGCAAATTATCGTGGAGGATGATGGGGTAGGCATTGCCGAGTGGAAGCTGGCGACGTTAGCTGAGGATGATAGCTATGTCTCTGATCGTGAAGGGAAAACGGGTATTGGACTAAGCAACTTGAGACGACGCCTTGCGCTGCACTTCGGTTCTTCCTATCAGCTTGACATTGAAAGTGAAGTTGGCGCGGGTACGAAGGTGCTTCTGCGTATTCCCGTCATTACTCATCCGTCGGAGGTAGATACGTATGTATAG
- a CDS encoding spore germination protein — translation MNLPNSVDIFEETLTKLQLHCTDLIVKHAKDDLTLIYFGNLADTNLVNIQLLSALQNIELEPFAMEDLCPLIPVGLTVLTCEMEQAITSLLRGWTVVYKAGYSDAILVNTAKPPERTPSIAEIETNVIGPQIGFTESIETNLGIVRSYIANENLCTESLEIGVKTKTQVQLLYLSDVAEEQTVNTLRQRITDLEIDGVIGSSLLVQFIEDNSMSIFPQLILTERPDRVGFSLLEGKVVLLVNGSNFAIVGPSTFLDFFKSPEDHYLHWNIAVFIRGLRFLAIFISILLTPAYVAALTFHYEIIPPSLLVPLAQSRSKVPFPPLFESLFLEITIELLREAGARLPTKVGQTMGIVGGIVIGQAAVQAGFTSNILIMIVALAALSSFTTPIYLMGISIRFVRFPMIIAAGIWGGIGIVFTISLLIIHLLRQTSLGHPYLHPIFPPRWRDLMDTVFRLPFPMLSGRSTFTRMPNKQRFNKEQAKQKKDIDE, via the coding sequence ATGAATTTACCGAATTCTGTTGATATTTTCGAAGAAACACTGACGAAGCTGCAGCTTCATTGTACAGACCTGATTGTTAAGCACGCCAAAGATGATCTAACTCTCATCTATTTCGGCAATTTAGCTGACACCAATCTCGTTAACATTCAACTGCTCAGCGCGCTGCAGAATATCGAGTTGGAACCATTCGCGATGGAAGACCTCTGCCCATTAATTCCTGTGGGTCTGACGGTCCTCACATGTGAAATGGAACAAGCCATTACCTCGCTGCTTCGCGGTTGGACCGTGGTTTACAAAGCTGGATATTCCGATGCCATACTGGTTAATACCGCTAAACCACCGGAACGCACACCATCCATTGCCGAAATCGAAACGAATGTGATCGGACCGCAAATTGGCTTCACCGAATCCATCGAGACGAATTTGGGGATTGTTCGCAGTTATATCGCCAATGAAAACCTATGTACTGAATCATTGGAAATTGGCGTAAAAACGAAGACACAGGTGCAATTGCTGTACTTGAGCGATGTAGCAGAGGAGCAGACTGTCAATACGCTGCGCCAACGTATCACAGACCTCGAAATAGACGGAGTCATCGGAAGTTCCCTGCTGGTTCAATTTATTGAAGATAATTCCATGTCGATCTTCCCGCAATTGATCTTAACCGAACGACCTGATCGAGTGGGCTTTAGCTTATTGGAAGGTAAAGTAGTTCTCCTTGTCAACGGCAGCAATTTTGCCATCGTTGGACCGAGCACCTTCCTTGATTTTTTCAAATCACCGGAAGACCATTACCTGCATTGGAATATTGCCGTATTCATCCGAGGATTGAGGTTTCTAGCTATCTTCATCTCGATCCTTTTGACACCCGCTTATGTGGCAGCCTTAACCTTCCATTATGAGATCATTCCGCCGAGTCTGCTCGTTCCATTAGCACAGTCGCGTTCCAAAGTACCCTTTCCCCCTTTGTTTGAATCGTTATTTCTGGAGATTACAATTGAACTACTGAGGGAAGCTGGGGCTAGACTGCCTACTAAGGTTGGGCAAACGATGGGCATTGTGGGCGGTATTGTTATTGGACAAGCGGCCGTTCAAGCGGGTTTCACAAGCAATATTTTGATTATGATTGTTGCTTTAGCCGCTCTGTCATCGTTTACAACACCGATTTATTTAATGGGCATCAGTATCCGATTCGTTCGTTTTCCGATGATTATTGCAGCGGGAATTTGGGGTGGTATCGGCATCGTATTCACGATTAGTTTGCTGATCATCCATCTTTTACGTCAAACAAGTCTGGGACATCCGTATTTGCACCCGATCTTTCCACCACGATGGCGGGACCTGATGGATACCGTTTTCCGACTTCCTTTTCCAATGCTCTCCGGACGTTCTACCTTTACCCGCATGCCGAATAAGCAAAGATTCAATAAGGAACAAGCGAAGCAGAAAAAAGACATCGACGAGTAG